From a single Micromonospora pallida genomic region:
- a CDS encoding MFS transporter, translating into MPTSPRASLLLLAYLAFVSLGLPDGLLGVGWPAMRSDFAVPTEAVGVALTAGTAGYLTSSLLAGFGIARLGVGRLLAGSTLLASLALTGYALAPGLAWVVCCALVLGFGSGAVDSGLNAYAAGAFGPRHMNWLHAFFGLGVALGPLIMTGAIGAGLSWRWGYGLVAAGQLALAVAFALTVRAWRDRGAATGRPTRPVSVPVRETLRLPAVWLGALGFGVYAAIEIGAGLWAFLLLTEGRGVGAAAAGICVSGYWTSLFVGRVVQGVIAERFGSGRVLWGSLVGLAVGAVLVALPGPAWLAVTGLAVIGFAAAPVFPLLTLTTADRVGGAHADRAIGVQIAVAGLCGALGPAAIGVLLGRTSVEALGPALVVLAVGLIALQAAATRRRPAEVVAGDPSSS; encoded by the coding sequence GTGCCGACCTCCCCCCGGGCCTCCCTGCTCCTCCTCGCCTACCTCGCCTTCGTCAGCCTCGGTCTGCCGGACGGTCTGCTCGGGGTCGGCTGGCCCGCGATGCGGTCCGACTTCGCGGTGCCGACCGAGGCGGTCGGCGTGGCGCTGACCGCCGGTACGGCCGGTTACCTGACCTCCAGCCTGCTCGCCGGGTTCGGCATCGCCCGGCTCGGGGTCGGCCGGCTGCTGGCCGGGAGCACCCTGCTCGCCAGCCTGGCGCTCACCGGGTACGCCCTCGCGCCCGGCCTGGCCTGGGTGGTCTGCTGCGCGCTGGTGCTCGGCTTCGGCTCCGGCGCGGTCGACTCCGGGCTCAACGCGTACGCCGCCGGCGCGTTCGGCCCCCGGCACATGAACTGGCTGCACGCCTTCTTCGGCCTCGGCGTGGCCCTCGGTCCGCTGATCATGACCGGGGCGATCGGCGCCGGCCTCTCCTGGCGCTGGGGGTACGGACTCGTCGCCGCCGGCCAGCTCGCCCTCGCCGTGGCGTTCGCGCTGACCGTCCGCGCCTGGCGGGACCGGGGCGCGGCGACCGGCCGCCCCACCCGGCCGGTCAGCGTGCCCGTCCGAGAGACCCTGCGACTGCCGGCGGTCTGGCTGGGCGCACTGGGCTTCGGCGTCTACGCGGCCATCGAGATCGGCGCCGGGCTCTGGGCGTTCCTGCTGCTCACCGAGGGGCGGGGAGTCGGCGCGGCAGCGGCCGGGATCTGCGTCTCCGGGTACTGGACGAGTCTCTTCGTGGGCCGGGTGGTCCAGGGGGTGATCGCCGAGCGGTTCGGCAGCGGCCGGGTGCTGTGGGGGAGCCTGGTCGGCCTCGCCGTCGGCGCCGTCCTTGTCGCGCTTCCCGGCCCGGCCTGGCTGGCGGTGACCGGCCTAGCGGTGATCGGCTTCGCCGCCGCCCCGGTCTTCCCGCTGCTCACCCTCACCACCGCCGACCGGGTCGGCGGGGCGCACGCCGACCGGGCCATCGGGGTGCAGATCGCCGTCGCCGGCCTCTGCGGGGCCCTCGGCCCGGCCGCGATCGGGGTACTGCTCGGTCGGACCTCGGTGGAGGCGCTCGGGCCGGCGCTCGTCGTGCTCGCCGTCGGGCTGATCGCCCTGCAAGCCGCCGCCACGCGCCGTCGGCCCGCTGAGGTGGTAGCAGGGGACCCCTCCTCCTCATAA
- a CDS encoding DUF6401 family natural product biosynthesis protein has product MYAQFSGGLTADTAVGMARASIAALTVSIGTAGLAATARRPDLLAQVDQHAAAVRDSLDGDRRPLTLAALAGYAEGVRAAAVEHGWTSPSGPVDWSAPGWVLTRLLAVCALARPISTPA; this is encoded by the coding sequence ATGTACGCGCAGTTCAGCGGGGGCCTGACCGCCGACACGGCGGTGGGTATGGCACGGGCCTCCATCGCCGCCCTGACCGTTTCGATCGGCACTGCGGGGCTAGCCGCCACCGCCCGCCGCCCCGATCTCCTCGCCCAGGTCGACCAGCACGCCGCCGCCGTCCGGGACAGCCTCGACGGTGACCGCCGGCCGCTCACCCTGGCCGCCCTGGCCGGCTATGCCGAAGGGGTCCGGGCAGCGGCCGTGGAGCACGGCTGGACCTCGCCGAGCGGTCCGGTCGACTGGTCGGCCCCGGGCTGGGTGCTGACCCGTCTGCTGGCGGTCTGCGCGCTGGCCCGACCGATCTCCACGCCGGCCTGA
- a CDS encoding mechanosensitive ion channel family protein, translating into MQKTLAVRQVDIGDALTDMWRSVLLFVPRAIAFIAILVVGWIIARFVLKIVDTVLERVGFDRAVERGGIKRALERTRYDASDILARLAYYAVLLFTLQFAFGVWGPNAISDLISGVVAWLPRAFVAIIIVVVAAAIAKAVKDLVTGALGGLSYGKVLADLTAIFILALGVIAALNQVGIATTVTTPVLIAVLATVAGILIIGVGGGLVKPMQARWDRWLDRAAEESRAMQMQRQAKAAGRTDTERQMADRAGAARTPSGMSGAASYRSGAASGEETQQFRRAE; encoded by the coding sequence ATGCAGAAAACCCTCGCGGTCAGGCAGGTCGACATCGGCGACGCCCTGACCGACATGTGGAGGTCGGTGCTGCTCTTCGTACCGAGGGCCATCGCCTTCATCGCGATCCTCGTGGTGGGCTGGATCATCGCCCGCTTCGTGCTGAAGATCGTGGACACGGTGCTCGAACGGGTGGGCTTCGACCGGGCGGTCGAGCGGGGCGGGATCAAACGGGCGCTGGAACGGACCCGGTACGACGCCAGTGACATCCTCGCCCGACTGGCGTACTACGCCGTCCTGCTGTTCACCCTGCAGTTCGCGTTCGGGGTGTGGGGGCCGAACGCGATCAGCGACCTGATTTCGGGTGTGGTGGCGTGGCTGCCCCGGGCCTTCGTCGCGATCATCATCGTGGTAGTGGCCGCGGCGATCGCCAAAGCCGTCAAGGACCTCGTCACCGGGGCGCTCGGCGGGCTCTCGTACGGCAAGGTCCTCGCCGACCTGACCGCGATCTTCATCCTCGCGCTCGGCGTCATCGCCGCGCTGAACCAGGTCGGTATCGCCACCACCGTGACCACGCCCGTGCTGATCGCGGTGCTTGCCACCGTGGCCGGCATCCTGATCATCGGTGTCGGCGGTGGTCTGGTGAAGCCGATGCAGGCCCGCTGGGACCGCTGGCTGGACCGGGCCGCGGAGGAGTCGCGGGCGATGCAGATGCAGCGGCAGGCCAAGGCGGCCGGCCGGACCGACACCGAGCGGCAGATGGCCGACCGGGCCGGGGCCGCGCGGACGCCGTCGGGGATGAGCGGAGCGGCGTCCTACCGCTCCGGGGCGGCGAGCGGGGAGGAGACCCAGCAGTTCCGCCGCGCCGAGTGA
- a CDS encoding ATP-binding SpoIIE family protein phosphatase: protein MPGTVGHVPASPAPIPRAASVGTAALVLGHRWSGTPLGPIERWDPAVRAVVDLVLASPVPMALALGAEFRLLYNDGYAELVGTAHPAVGRPAAEVFAGLWSLPGIGDLVERAFHEGTSILEKESILPIVRHGTGRVEQAVFTRGCSPVRDSGGQVVGVLTVAAETTQVTEQLQSLSELAAALSGTLTLDDVARVALRYALDSFDADLVAFGVDDGGGWRVVRRVRGELLDEADERLPPLWRRAPDDSPLPLVMTARSGVPLFTTDGQPLAGAAVDRHDQKIRALAALPLRTPVLRGGLSVGYQRVHSWSAAERALLAASAELVAQAAERARRFETQHGTAQLLQRSMLPEHLPDLPRLRIAARYDPGVDGNAAGGDFYDAFLLPDGGLGVVLGDVAGHDVQAAARMGQVRAALRALALTDPRPHAVLAGLDRLVASLGAEAGTHELFVTVVFGVIDAGREQLTLASAGHPAPLLRRCSSPDDEPTAEYLDVPAGAPLGLGCRPSTTTVRFAPGDTLLLFSDGVVERRRQSLSVGLTGLAEAVAGAASGDPRALCAVATAAVPDATEDDVAVLAVEHALMPSQSASMEVPAEPTAPSRVRHWMTAQLSDWRVPESIIGSAVLCTSELTTNALLHAGTAARVEIDLSSERLLVSVADSGTRGTVTKAQTDTLSSRGRGLGLIEQLSDAWGTDPTVRGSTVWFEILIPPGGDHRPPTAPRT, encoded by the coding sequence ATGCCAGGCACGGTCGGGCACGTCCCCGCTTCACCCGCCCCGATCCCGCGGGCCGCCAGCGTCGGTACGGCCGCGCTCGTCCTCGGCCATCGGTGGTCCGGCACGCCGCTCGGGCCGATCGAGCGGTGGGACCCGGCGGTCCGCGCCGTGGTCGACCTGGTCCTCGCCTCGCCGGTGCCGATGGCACTGGCCCTCGGCGCGGAGTTCCGCCTCCTCTACAACGACGGGTACGCCGAACTGGTCGGCACGGCCCACCCGGCGGTCGGCCGGCCGGCGGCCGAGGTCTTCGCCGGCCTCTGGTCCCTGCCCGGCATCGGTGACCTGGTCGAGCGGGCCTTCCACGAGGGCACCTCCATCCTGGAGAAGGAGTCGATCCTGCCCATCGTGCGGCACGGCACCGGCCGGGTGGAGCAGGCCGTCTTCACCCGAGGCTGCTCCCCGGTACGCGACAGCGGTGGACAGGTCGTCGGCGTACTGACCGTGGCGGCCGAGACCACCCAGGTGACCGAGCAGTTGCAGAGCCTGAGCGAGCTGGCCGCCGCCCTCTCCGGCACCCTCACCCTGGACGACGTCGCCCGGGTCGCGCTGCGGTACGCCCTCGACTCGTTCGACGCCGACCTGGTGGCCTTCGGGGTGGACGACGGCGGTGGCTGGCGCGTCGTCCGGCGGGTCCGGGGCGAACTGCTCGACGAGGCCGACGAGCGGCTGCCCCCGCTCTGGCGCCGAGCGCCCGACGACTCGCCGCTGCCGCTGGTGATGACCGCCCGCAGCGGAGTGCCGCTGTTCACCACGGACGGCCAACCGCTCGCGGGGGCGGCGGTGGACCGACACGACCAGAAGATCCGGGCCCTGGCCGCGCTGCCGCTGCGTACGCCGGTGCTGCGCGGTGGGCTCAGCGTCGGCTACCAGCGTGTGCACTCCTGGTCGGCCGCCGAGCGGGCGCTGCTGGCCGCCTCGGCCGAACTGGTCGCCCAGGCGGCCGAGCGGGCCCGCCGGTTCGAGACCCAGCACGGCACCGCCCAGTTGCTGCAACGCAGCATGCTCCCGGAGCACCTGCCGGACCTGCCCCGGTTACGCATCGCGGCCCGCTACGACCCGGGGGTGGACGGCAACGCGGCCGGGGGCGACTTCTACGACGCCTTCCTCCTGCCCGACGGCGGGCTGGGGGTGGTGCTTGGGGACGTCGCCGGCCACGACGTGCAGGCGGCGGCCCGGATGGGCCAGGTGCGCGCCGCCCTGCGGGCCCTGGCGCTGACCGACCCTCGTCCGCACGCCGTCCTGGCCGGCCTGGACCGGCTGGTCGCCAGCCTGGGCGCCGAGGCCGGCACGCACGAACTCTTCGTGACCGTGGTCTTCGGGGTGATCGACGCCGGACGGGAACAGCTCACCCTGGCCAGCGCCGGGCACCCCGCCCCGCTGCTGCGCCGCTGCTCCTCCCCCGACGACGAGCCCACCGCCGAGTACCTGGACGTGCCGGCCGGCGCGCCGCTGGGCCTGGGCTGCCGGCCCAGCACCACCACCGTACGGTTCGCCCCCGGTGACACCCTGCTGCTGTTCAGCGACGGTGTGGTCGAACGGCGGCGGCAGAGCCTCTCGGTGGGGCTGACCGGGCTGGCAGAGGCGGTTGCCGGCGCGGCCAGCGGCGACCCCCGGGCGCTCTGCGCGGTCGCGACCGCCGCGGTGCCCGACGCGACCGAGGACGACGTGGCGGTCCTCGCGGTGGAGCACGCGCTGATGCCCAGCCAGTCGGCCAGCATGGAGGTGCCCGCCGAACCGACCGCGCCGAGCCGGGTACGGCACTGGATGACCGCGCAGTTGTCCGACTGGCGAGTGCCCGAGTCGATCATCGGGTCCGCCGTCCTGTGCACCAGCGAGCTGACCACCAACGCCCTGCTGCACGCCGGCACCGCCGCCCGGGTCGAGATCGACCTCAGCTCCGAGCGGCTGCTGGTGTCGGTCGCCGACTCCGGCACCCGGGGCACCGTGACAAAGGCCCAGACCGACACGCTGAGCAGCCGGGGCCGCGGGCTGGGGCTGATCGAGCAGCTCAGCGACGCGTGGGGGACGGATCCGACGGTACGCGGCTCCACCGTCTGGTTCGAGATCCTGATCCCGCCCGGTGGAGATCACCGTCCCCCGACCGCACCGCGAACGTGA
- a CDS encoding cation:proton antiporter encodes MEPVDVVFAVLGVGALLAGILPRMLERRPLSMPIAFLGLGMVVFLLPTGLPVPDPLAHPTLATHLTEVGVIVALMGAGLKIDRPLSWRRWSSTWRLLAIAMPLCIAAVALLGWWWAGLVPASALLLGAALAPTDPVLAADVQVGEPTDVEDSEDEVRFALTSEAGLNDGLAFPFVYAAVAIASTSLAPADWLAEWVTVDLLWKGGAGVAGGLLIGWLLGKLFFHAPSQLRLARHAEGFLALAAAFLAYGLVELVGGYGFLAVFVAARAIRAAERTHEFHSVLHGFAEQVERLLTVLLLLLFGGAVVGGLLAPLTWPAALVGLALVFVVRPLTGWLSLRGAPGRPAEHWVIASFGIRGVGSFYYLSYAITKADFPQADLVWATAGLVVIVSVVAHGVAATPVMQLLDRSGERTTDPAQPEPALS; translated from the coding sequence TTGGAGCCGGTGGACGTCGTATTCGCGGTACTCGGGGTCGGCGCGTTGCTGGCCGGAATCCTGCCTCGAATGCTGGAACGGCGTCCCCTCTCCATGCCGATCGCCTTCCTCGGCCTCGGCATGGTGGTCTTCCTGCTCCCCACCGGGCTGCCGGTGCCGGATCCGCTGGCCCACCCGACCCTCGCCACCCACCTGACCGAGGTCGGGGTGATCGTCGCCCTGATGGGCGCCGGTCTCAAGATCGACCGCCCGTTGAGCTGGCGACGCTGGTCGTCCACCTGGCGGCTGCTCGCCATCGCGATGCCGCTGTGCATCGCCGCGGTGGCGCTGCTCGGCTGGTGGTGGGCCGGGCTCGTGCCGGCCAGCGCGCTGCTACTCGGGGCGGCCCTCGCGCCCACCGACCCGGTGCTCGCCGCCGACGTGCAGGTGGGCGAGCCGACCGACGTGGAGGACTCCGAGGACGAGGTCCGCTTCGCCCTCACCTCCGAGGCCGGCCTGAACGACGGGCTGGCCTTCCCCTTCGTCTACGCGGCCGTCGCCATCGCCTCCACCAGCCTCGCCCCGGCGGACTGGCTGGCCGAGTGGGTCACCGTCGACCTGCTCTGGAAGGGCGGCGCCGGGGTCGCCGGAGGACTTCTGATCGGCTGGCTGCTCGGCAAGCTGTTCTTCCACGCGCCGAGCCAGCTCCGCCTGGCCCGGCACGCCGAGGGCTTCCTCGCCCTGGCCGCGGCCTTCCTGGCGTACGGGCTGGTCGAGCTGGTCGGCGGGTACGGGTTCCTCGCCGTCTTCGTGGCCGCCCGCGCCATCCGGGCGGCGGAACGGACCCACGAGTTCCACTCGGTCCTGCACGGCTTCGCCGAGCAGGTCGAACGGCTGCTCACCGTCCTGCTGCTCCTGCTCTTCGGCGGGGCGGTGGTGGGCGGCCTGCTGGCCCCACTGACCTGGCCGGCTGCCCTGGTCGGGCTGGCACTGGTCTTCGTGGTCCGGCCGCTCACCGGCTGGCTGTCGCTCCGCGGCGCTCCGGGACGCCCGGCCGAGCACTGGGTGATCGCGTCCTTCGGCATCCGGGGCGTCGGCTCGTTCTACTACCTGTCGTACGCCATCACGAAGGCGGACTTCCCGCAGGCGGACCTGGTCTGGGCCACCGCCGGCCTGGTGGTGATCGTCTCGGTGGTGGCGCACGGGGTGGCGGCCACCCCGGTCATGCAGCTCCTCGACCGGTCCGGTGAGCGCACCACCGATCCCGCCCAACCCGAGCCGGCCCTCTCCTGA
- a CDS encoding NAD(P)/FAD-dependent oxidoreductase: MAGERARVIVVGAGIAGVACARELVAAGVPVEIRERARVTGGRMASKRFDGRPADIGAAYFTVSDPDFARVVEGWRAAGLAREWTDTFVAYGPDGRHTVPGPMRWAAPRGLRSLVTELASGLPVVVDRLVLGVEPGPTVDGTPADAVVLAMPGPQAALLLDPALTDATRAVQDQQWTSSLAAVLRFPRRRWPDFAGAFVNNHPVLTVVCDDGDRRGDGEPVLVAHTTADFAGRYLLQPTTAAPAVEQAVRDLLALPERADHVHVHRWTYAKPAAGGAGAYHLDDDGVGLAGDAFGEPRVQTAWRSGRDLGRELARKLTR, translated from the coding sequence ATGGCTGGGGAACGGGCGCGGGTGATCGTGGTCGGTGCCGGCATCGCTGGAGTGGCGTGCGCGCGCGAGCTGGTGGCCGCCGGCGTGCCGGTGGAGATCCGGGAACGGGCCCGGGTCACCGGCGGCCGGATGGCCAGCAAGCGTTTCGACGGTCGCCCCGCCGACATCGGCGCCGCGTACTTCACCGTCAGCGACCCGGACTTCGCCCGGGTGGTCGAGGGGTGGCGCGCCGCCGGCCTGGCCCGGGAGTGGACCGACACCTTCGTCGCGTACGGCCCGGACGGCCGGCACACCGTGCCCGGACCGATGCGCTGGGCGGCCCCACGTGGCCTGCGTTCCCTGGTGACCGAGCTGGCCTCCGGCCTGCCGGTGGTGGTGGACCGGCTGGTGCTGGGCGTCGAGCCCGGACCGACCGTCGACGGCACCCCGGCTGACGCGGTGGTACTCGCCATGCCGGGTCCGCAGGCAGCCCTGCTGCTCGACCCGGCGCTGACCGACGCCACCCGGGCGGTACAGGACCAGCAGTGGACCTCCAGCCTCGCCGCGGTGCTGCGCTTCCCGCGTCGCCGGTGGCCCGACTTCGCCGGGGCGTTCGTCAACAACCACCCGGTGCTGACCGTGGTCTGCGACGACGGCGACCGGCGCGGGGACGGCGAACCCGTGCTGGTCGCCCACACCACCGCCGACTTCGCCGGTCGGTACCTGCTCCAGCCGACCACCGCCGCGCCCGCCGTGGAACAGGCCGTACGGGACCTGCTCGCCCTGCCCGAACGAGCCGACCACGTGCACGTGCACCGCTGGACGTACGCCAAGCCGGCGGCCGGGGGCGCCGGGGCGTACCACCTGGACGACGACGGCGTGGGGCTGGCCGGGGATGCCTTCGGTGAGCCCCGGGTGCAGACCGCCTGGCGCTCCGGTCGGGACCTGGGCCGCGAGCTGGCCCGCAAGCTGACCCGCTGA
- a CDS encoding glucose 1-dehydrogenase, with protein MTGRLAGKTALITGSDSGIGQATAIEFGREGADVAVHYLHDHDGANHTRREIEASGQRAIVVQGDICDERQVEAMFDEALAEFGTLDVLMNDAGVDASGIPVADLDTATWDRAIRTNVYGAFFCSRRFVRHRRESGGGGRIINITSIHQEVARAGGADYDTSKGAMLEFAKSLALEVAPMKMNVNNIAPGMVLTPFNQRAIDDPEYLEEQVQSIPWKRAAQPAEIGRLAVFLASDDADYVTGSTYVMDGGLMQNQGQGA; from the coding sequence GTGACCGGACGACTGGCGGGTAAGACGGCCCTGATCACCGGCTCGGACTCGGGGATCGGGCAGGCGACGGCGATCGAGTTCGGCCGGGAGGGCGCCGACGTGGCGGTGCACTACCTGCACGACCACGACGGGGCGAATCACACCCGGCGCGAGATCGAGGCGTCCGGACAGCGGGCGATCGTCGTACAGGGCGACATCTGCGACGAGCGCCAGGTCGAAGCGATGTTCGACGAGGCGCTGGCCGAGTTCGGCACCCTGGACGTCCTGATGAACGACGCCGGGGTGGACGCCTCCGGCATCCCGGTGGCCGACCTGGACACCGCGACCTGGGACCGGGCGATCCGCACCAACGTGTACGGGGCGTTCTTCTGCTCGCGCCGGTTCGTCCGGCACCGGCGGGAGTCCGGGGGCGGCGGCCGGATCATCAACATCACCTCGATCCACCAGGAGGTGGCCCGGGCCGGTGGCGCGGACTACGACACCAGCAAGGGGGCGATGCTGGAGTTCGCCAAGTCGCTGGCCCTGGAGGTCGCGCCGATGAAGATGAACGTCAACAACATCGCGCCGGGCATGGTGCTCACCCCGTTCAACCAGCGGGCCATCGACGACCCGGAGTACCTGGAGGAACAGGTGCAGAGCATCCCGTGGAAGCGGGCGGCGCAGCCGGCGGAGATCGGCCGGCTGGCGGTCTTCCTCGCCAGCGACGACGCCGACTACGTGACCGGGTCCACGTACGTGATGGACGGCGGGCTGATGCAGAACCAGGGCCAGGGCGCCTGA
- a CDS encoding glycoside hydrolase family 15 protein, translating to MENARISEHGFLADGCTAALVDRHGTVDWWCPARFDAPSVFGRILDEDAGHWSIRPDERYECERAYLDDTLVLRTVFTTRHGAVAVTDTLALEPGARGHEIGCRSPRMLARVVQGLSGTVGMRMHYRPRFEYGRVAAYLTERDGLVEATAGAATLRLRGDVPLAFGAGEATAGFEVRAGETYRFTLSWSSPYGGARPAVPAADEVVAEATAGWRSWAGLHDYQGRYRAQVRRSAMVVQGMTYQPSGAVVAAATTSLPEEPGGGRNYDYRFVWLRDFSLTLQALWRAACPDEAERQFAWVARAMGRLDDQPAPIMYGVEGERDLTEHALDHLRGYADSRPVLVGNDAWRQRQTDVLGEVLDAAWLMRYYLDPMTAEVRTLLRALADQAAADWWRPDAGMWEARDAERHYVSSKVQCWTALDRAVCFGSRLGDEADVARWAAAREEVRRAVLTRGWNARLGAYTGAFESDELDASVLIMPLVGFLPADDPRMRSTVDIVERRLTHDGLLRRWVDDPAGFVICSFWLVGCLALAGEVDRAERLFEQLVGRVNDLGLFAEQIDLVTGEQLGNFPQAFSHIGLIVAAGLLTEAAERPRERAYQPVPAGTGTREGAGS from the coding sequence GTGGAGAACGCACGGATCAGCGAGCACGGGTTCCTCGCCGACGGGTGCACCGCCGCGCTGGTGGACCGGCACGGCACCGTCGACTGGTGGTGTCCGGCCCGCTTCGACGCGCCCTCGGTCTTTGGGCGGATCCTCGACGAGGACGCCGGACACTGGTCGATCCGCCCGGACGAGCGGTACGAGTGCGAGCGCGCCTACCTGGACGACACCCTGGTGCTGCGTACCGTCTTCACCACCCGGCACGGCGCGGTGGCCGTCACCGACACCCTCGCACTGGAACCCGGCGCGCGCGGGCACGAGATCGGCTGCCGGTCGCCGCGGATGCTGGCCCGCGTCGTACAGGGTCTCTCCGGCACGGTGGGGATGCGGATGCACTACCGGCCCCGCTTCGAGTACGGCCGGGTAGCCGCGTACCTGACCGAACGGGACGGTCTGGTCGAGGCGACCGCGGGCGCGGCGACCCTGCGGCTGCGCGGCGACGTCCCGCTGGCGTTCGGCGCGGGGGAGGCGACCGCCGGGTTCGAGGTACGGGCCGGCGAGACGTACCGGTTCACCCTGTCCTGGTCGTCCCCCTACGGTGGGGCGCGGCCGGCGGTGCCGGCGGCCGACGAGGTGGTGGCCGAGGCCACGGCCGGCTGGCGTTCCTGGGCCGGCCTGCACGACTACCAGGGCCGCTACCGGGCCCAGGTGCGGCGCAGCGCGATGGTGGTGCAGGGGATGACCTACCAGCCCAGCGGGGCGGTGGTGGCCGCGGCGACCACCTCGCTGCCGGAGGAGCCGGGCGGTGGCCGCAACTACGACTACCGCTTCGTCTGGCTGCGCGACTTCAGCCTGACCCTCCAGGCGCTCTGGCGGGCGGCCTGCCCGGACGAGGCGGAGCGCCAGTTCGCCTGGGTGGCCCGGGCGATGGGACGCCTCGACGATCAGCCCGCGCCGATCATGTACGGCGTCGAGGGCGAGCGGGACCTCACCGAGCACGCCCTCGACCACCTGCGCGGCTACGCGGACAGCCGACCTGTCCTGGTCGGCAACGACGCGTGGCGGCAGCGGCAGACCGACGTGCTCGGCGAGGTGCTCGACGCGGCCTGGCTGATGCGGTACTACCTGGACCCGATGACCGCCGAGGTGCGGACCCTGCTGCGGGCCCTGGCCGACCAGGCGGCCGCCGACTGGTGGCGACCGGACGCCGGGATGTGGGAGGCCCGGGACGCCGAGCGGCACTACGTCTCGTCCAAGGTGCAGTGCTGGACCGCGTTGGACCGGGCGGTGTGCTTCGGCTCCCGGCTGGGCGACGAGGCGGACGTCGCCCGGTGGGCGGCGGCGCGCGAGGAGGTCCGCCGCGCGGTGCTCACCCGGGGCTGGAACGCACGGCTCGGCGCGTACACCGGCGCGTTCGAGTCGGACGAGCTGGACGCCTCCGTGCTGATCATGCCGCTGGTCGGGTTCCTGCCGGCCGACGACCCCCGGATGCGGTCCACCGTGGACATCGTCGAGCGGCGACTGACCCACGACGGGCTGTTGCGCCGCTGGGTCGACGACCCGGCCGGCTTCGTCATCTGCTCGTTCTGGCTGGTGGGCTGCCTCGCCCTGGCCGGCGAGGTGGACCGGGCGGAGCGGCTGTTCGAGCAGCTCGTCGGAAGGGTCAACGATCTGGGACTGTTCGCCGAGCAGATCGACCTGGTGACCGGGGAGCAGCTCGGCAACTTCCCGCAGGCGTTCTCCCACATCGGACTGATCGTCGCGGCCGGTCTGCTGACCGAGGCCGCCGAACGCCCCCGGGAGAGGGCGTACCAGCCCGTGCCGGCCGGCACGGGGACCAGGGAGGGAGCAGGATCGTGA
- a CDS encoding general stress protein gives MPSGPAGQPTISGDGHGPQGGPPTVTIGSYPDYPSAQRMVDHLADNRFPVEHTAIVGTNLTLVETVLGRLTTGRSALIGAATGAWFGLFIGLLFGIFTAGNWAVVILVGLVIGAIWGAVFGAIAHTMTGGRRDFTSASSLRAGQYAVTVDAQLADRAQELLARMHLTPTRRTAG, from the coding sequence ATGCCGTCCGGTCCCGCCGGCCAGCCGACGATCTCCGGCGACGGCCATGGCCCGCAGGGTGGGCCTCCCACCGTGACCATCGGTTCGTATCCGGACTATCCGTCCGCCCAACGGATGGTCGACCACCTGGCGGACAACCGCTTCCCGGTGGAGCACACGGCCATCGTGGGCACCAACCTCACCCTGGTGGAGACCGTGCTCGGTCGGCTGACGACCGGCCGGTCGGCGCTGATCGGCGCCGCCACGGGCGCCTGGTTCGGGCTCTTCATCGGCCTGTTGTTCGGCATCTTCACCGCCGGCAACTGGGCCGTGGTCATCCTGGTCGGTCTGGTGATCGGCGCCATCTGGGGGGCCGTCTTCGGGGCGATCGCGCACACCATGACCGGTGGTCGTCGCGACTTCACCTCGGCCAGTTCGCTACGGGCCGGTCAGTACGCGGTGACCGTTGACGCCCAGTTGGCCGACCGGGCGCAGGAGCTGCTGGCGCGGATGCACCTCACGCCGACCCGGCGCACCGCCGGGTGA
- a CDS encoding GNAT family N-acetyltransferase, with product MEHVELNSPELLLRPWREEDAADVLAALRDPETAQWNPAAPGLDLAEARAWTLARADWSAGTHASFAVTDRATGVLTGSVSLHRIHGDEASIGYWTVAAARGRGVATAAVRLATDWAFGSLRLHRIELCHAVANVASCRVAERAGYPWEGTLRESHRYGDGRRHDEHVHGRLATDA from the coding sequence GTGGAACATGTCGAACTGAACAGCCCTGAGTTGCTGTTACGTCCCTGGCGGGAGGAGGACGCCGCAGACGTGCTCGCCGCGCTGCGCGACCCGGAGACGGCGCAGTGGAACCCCGCCGCCCCGGGCCTGGACCTGGCCGAGGCGCGGGCCTGGACCCTCGCCCGGGCCGACTGGTCGGCCGGCACCCACGCCTCGTTCGCCGTCACCGACCGGGCGACCGGTGTGCTGACCGGCTCGGTCTCGCTGCACCGCATCCACGGGGACGAGGCCTCGATCGGGTACTGGACGGTTGCCGCGGCCCGGGGCCGGGGCGTCGCCACCGCCGCCGTCCGGCTGGCCACCGACTGGGCGTTCGGATCCCTCCGGCTGCATCGGATCGAACTCTGTCACGCCGTGGCGAACGTCGCCTCCTGCCGAGTCGCCGAACGCGCCGGCTACCCGTGGGAGGGGACGCTGCGGGAGTCCCACCGGTACGGCGACGGACGCCGGCACGACGAGCACGTGCACGGCCGGCTCGCCACCGACGCCTGA